Genomic segment of Canis lupus dingo isolate Sandy chromosome 9, ASM325472v2, whole genome shotgun sequence:
GGGTTTGCAGGCATCGATTTCATCGCGTGATTCCCTCTGGTCACGTCTCACTCTTTGGGGTCAGTGTGTGTGTCTTCCTGTTCTCGGCCCTGTGCCCTCGGCCCTCCCTGCGCCGTGGCCGCAGGTAGCTTCTGGGAGGGTGAGTGCCTGAGGCCCCTTCTCTTCTCACCGCGTTCATTGTGAGCTGCGTAGAACATGGAGAGCTGACAGTATCTTATCAGACAGCCAACTTTAGctaggcagaggagagggagggacccCAAAACACCCCCACGGGCAAGAGGCCTCGTTCATGGCTGTGTGAAGCCAGGCACGCGGGTCCAGAGCAGGGGCCGGCTCGGTGTGTGCTGAACCCTGAGACTCACCAAATCTACCAAAGCGTGTTTTGTTGCATTAAACATAGCAGCGAGACTCCTAGAGACGGGTTCTTTCCACCCTGAGTGAAGCAGAACGCTGACACCTTTGGACTAAGTGCTTTTTCTTAGTTTGCCATCAGAGTTTTAGAAATATCAGGGGCCAATCTCAGAATCCCTTGTTCTTTTTGATGCATGGACCTATGAATCCTTCTGTTGGCTGGTGTTGcgagtggttttctttttttttcttttttttttttttttttttatgatagtcacagagagagagagagaggcagagacataggcagagggagaagcaggctccatgcactgggagcccgacgtgggattcgatcccgggtctccaggatcgcgccctgggccaaaggcaggcgccaaaccgctgcgccacccagggatcccgcgaGTGGTTTTCCGTATAGCGATAGTGTAATAGTGTGCCTGGGGGCTCTGGTCCGTGCACTCACCCGGCTGCCCCTGGGTGCAGCCTTCATCCTCCCCAAGGCAGAGGTGTGCGTCCGGAACCACGTCCAGCCCTACATCCCGTCCATCCTGGAGGCTCTGATGGTGCCCACCAGCCAGGGCTTCACCGAGGTGCGGGACGTCTTCTTCAAAGAGGTGACCGACATGAACCTGAACATCATCAACGAGGGCGGTGCCGACAAGCTGGGTGAGGTGAGGCCAGGCCCCTGGcccagggatggagcccctgcaGGGCCCTCGCTGTGACTCAGGGCATCACCTGTCCCTAGAGGGTCTGCTGGAGACTAAGGGCCTGAGGGCATGAGGCACTGGAggcagcagaggaaaagggattGGTGATCCCCTCTACTAGGCAGGTTACTGAAGTATCAGAGGACTtaacagaggagggagaggaaggaaagaggaagagggaaggaaggaggggggagggggaaggaaggaggagaggaggagggagaggaggaagaagggaaggagggatggaaggaagtaCAATTACTGAAGTGCCATGTcatgctgctccccctccccctccatggAGATGGCCCATGCCTCTCCTCAGTGGTCTGGTTCTCAGGGGCACAACCTTCCTTCCACAGACCCCATGTTGGGGTCCTCAGTGTCTGAAGCCCTACATGGCTGTCGGGTGCAGAAAGAACTGATCCTGTAATCTTTGCCCTCCTCTTCCACACTGGAACTGAGGGGTCCATAGACAATAAAAATCACAGCATTTGAGAACCATATAGGACCTCAGAGATCATGAGACAGTATCTCCCGATTTTGAGGCTGAGGAATATGAGGTTCAGAGAGggtgagtgacttgcccaaggtcacccaggagAACCTGTCCCCTGGCTCCAGCCTTCATATCCTCATCCCTCTGGGCCCCCACAGCTTAGCCTGCAGGTGGCACCTGCAGGTGGCCAGACCCACGTCTAGGGGACTCCTGGGGCCCAAGTGAGCTGTGGGGCTGCAGGGACTGCCTCTACTCTGGGGGGCCCTGCTCAGGTCCCTGCGTCTCCGCTTCCCTGCAGTACATGGAGAAGCTGTCCCAGCTGGCGTACCACCCCCTCAAGATGCAGAGCTGCTATGAGAAGATGGAGCCACTGCGGCTCGATGGGCTGCAGCAGCGTTTCGACGTGTCCAGCACATCCGTGTTCAAGCAGCGAGCCCAGATCCACATGCGAGAGGTGGGCCCCAGCACCCACGGCCGCCCACTTTCCACAGGCCCGCTCTCCTGGGGAGAGGCCCTTCCGTCCACGACCGTAGGCCCTGGCCCTACCTCCTCTGGTGCCACACAGCAGCCGCGCTCTGCCCCTGGAGTGCTCACTCCTGCTCTGGCCTCTTGGGTGCTCCCCATCTGCTGGCACACCTGTGCCTCTGGCTAGCCTGGACTCCTTTTTTCAGGTTTCATCCTAGAGACCCctttctccaggaagccctccatgTTTCCCAGGCCCCTTCATGCAGGGCCCAGGACCTCTGTTTCCTTGAGGCAGGGACTGGATGCCCCACACAGTGCCCACGCACAGACATTCAGTAAAGGTGTGGGTGAACACGAGTGCACAGCCTCCCTTACCCCCATGCAGACCTCAGAGGCATGTGGGCAGAGGTTGTGGTCACTCTGGGCCCTCATGTACCCCACGGTGTGCCCTGCAGCAAATGGACAACGCCGTGTACACCTTTGAGAGCCTTCTATAccaggagctggggaaggggcccagCAGGGAGGAGCTGTGCAAGGCCACCCAGCGGATCCTGGAGCGGGTGCTGAAGGTAGGTGAGCGGCCTGGCCCCGGTGCCCAGAGCCCGGTCCCCATCCCAGCACCAGGAGGGCTACCCCTCTGGGAGGCACCACTGGCTCCCCTGCACGCACAAGGACTCCAAAGCTCTGGCCAGGTCCCCTAGGCTTCTATACCCCCTGACCTAGAGACCCCCTCCCCTCACGGGGCCCGTCTTCCCTTGCAGAAGTACGACTACGACAGCAGCTCGGTGCGGAAGCGATTCTTCCGGGAGGCGCTGCTGCAGATCACCATCCCGTTCCTGCTCAAGAAGCTGGCCCCCACGTGCAAGTCGGTGAGCATGCACCCCCTCTCCCCGCCACagctctccccttctccccccatGGGGCCATGGGGCAGCCTGACATCCGCTTGCCCATGCCCCTTCCACCCCTGCAGGAGCTGCCCCGGTTCCAAGAGCTGATCTTTGAGGACTTCGCCAGGTTCATCCTGGTGGAGAACACATATGAGGAGGTGGTGCTGCAGACGGTCATGAAGGACATCCTGCAGGGTATGGGACAGCCAGCTGCCGAGCTGGGGCCGGGAGGGGACACTCCCACCTTGCTGTGGGGATCCTCATGGCCAGGGGGGCGATGGGGTGGCTGCTGAGAGGTCCTCCTGGTCCCATCTGTCACGAGATAGGCCTGGGGGTTGGTTTAGGCACGCTGTGTGGCCCTAGGAGGAGCATCGCTTCTCCGTGCTGTCCTGACGCCTCCCTGAGTGTTGGCTCAGGTCTCTGGCATTACAGATGGTGTCAGACGAGGGACTAGATGACATGGTGATGGCCAGCTTGGGCTGCCACCAGCAGTGAGGCTTGGGCTAATCACCAATCGTGACACCCTTCAGGCtggcgggggcctgggggcctcctCCTTGGGCACGGTGGAGGGTGCGGTGGCGGCCCCTGGACTAAATACTCTGACCCAGCCCTCTGGCCCCACAGCTGTGAAGGAGGCCGCGGTGCAGAGGAAGCACAACTTATACCGGGACAGCATGGTCATGCACAATAGCGACCCCAACTTGCACTTGCTGGCTGAGGGTGCCCCCATCGACTGGAGCGAGGAATACAGCGGCAGCGGTGGAGACGGTGGCAGCCCTGGTGCCCCAGAAGCAGCCACTTTCTCAGAAAAGCGACGGCGTGCCAAGCAGGTGGTGTCCGTAGTGCAGGATGAGGAGGCAGGGCTGCCGTTCGAGGCTGGCTCAGAGCTGCTGTCACCTGCATCCCCGGACAGTGTCACTGAGCTCCGTGGTCTGCTGGCCAGGGAGCTGCGGGAGGAGAACCCCCTGCCGGCTGGCCCTCTGCTCAATGGGGCCCCCTCCTCGGAGAGCCCCCAGCCTGTGGCAGCCTCAGAGGCCTCCTCACCACCTGCCTCACCCCTGTGGCAACTCCCTCCTGGAAAGGCTGCGGACCTTGAGCCTCCCAAACCGAGTGACCAGGAGACCGGGGAGCAGGTGTCCAGCCCCGGTGACCGCCCTCCCATCCATACCACCACCGAGGACAGCGCCGGGGTGCAGACAGAGTTCTAGGCCAGTCACCCCTGAGCTTCTGCTGGTCATGGCACATGGGTCACCCTCTCCGAGACCCTGGCAGGCCAGGCCCCAGGCGGGGAGCCCCGGATCTAGGCctcagggtggaggtggggcaggcCTGTTGTGGTACctctggggctgggcaggggtggcCCACCTGAGTCACTTTATTGGATTTGGTCACACTTTGctccctgttttctcttctgtgggatgatcttgggcttcctgcttgtgctgggggctgggcacAGCCAAGGGGGCTGAGGAGTACCCAGTGGCCtggtcctccctcctcctcagatGGGCGTAGTCTTTGTCATGTGTCACTCGGCCATTTAATTCTCTCCTCACCAGGGCACTTGCTGGAGCCAGGAATATGGAGCCTTGAGGTCCAGCTCTGGGTCCCGACCACTGTCCTCCTCAATCCTGGCTGGGCCTCTGGAAGCCAGTTTTGGAGTGGACACTGGCCTTGCTTGCCCTGCTCTGGGTGAGGGAAGTgcaccgggggtgggggtgggggtgggggtgggttccTGCAGGCTGCAGCCAGGCTGGGTGTGCTGGTTTGGGGGAATGCCTCACGGAGGAGCGGGGCTGAGGGGTCTGGCTTGGAGCAAGAAAGGCCCAGAATGTGTTGGTCGGTGTAGAGGAAGTGTTTCAAGGGAGGGAAGAGGTGACCTGCAGGGAAGTATGGCTGGAGTGTCTTCAGAGCAGGCTGAGGTGGCAGAGGGAAGGCTGCCGGAACAGGCTTTTGcatctccacccccccacccccctacccccacctggCTCCTGCCTGTTCCCCTGCCCCACTTGTGGCCACACACCCCGGGCTGGGACAGAGGGGTGGCAGGCTGCTCAGAAGTGGGGTTTGCAGGGTGGAGATCCTGTCTCCTGAGGGCCACCCCCCAGGTACGCACTGTCCACCAGGGGAGCTGCATGTGGCTCCCCAAGGCATCATGGGTGGCCCCTCTGATGATCTGGGGTCAGGCCATGGCTTGGCCCCCACTCCACTGCCTCTGCATCACCAAGTCACCTCACCCTGAAGATTTTCTCAGATGTCCTTGCACAGCTGCTTGTTCCTGGGGGTGAAGGTCAAGTGAGGCAGCTCCAGCCTGGCggccccttccccagcctcctctgTGGCCCTGCATCCTCTGTCCCCATGATCTGcttcctggggcaggggctgcagacCCACAGGCTGCATGGCAGTGGCTGGTGCTCAGGGACCCCTGGTCCCCCAGCCCTGATCTCCAGTGCCTCACTAACCTTCTAGCACCATGGTCCGTGCTCAGATGTGCACCTCTAGTGCCTTCTCTTGGGGTTTTCTCAGTCATCCTGACCAGATATCGTACTGAAAATATTATGCAAACCGTTTAAGCTTTACTAATCAATAAATGATTTAAAGCCAGCGGCCTGTGTGTGGTGCCACCTGGGGG
This window contains:
- the NIBAN2 gene encoding protein Niban 2 isoform X1; amino-acid sequence: MGDVLSTHLDDARRQHIAEKTGKILTEFLRFYEDQYGVALFHSMRHEIEATGAPQSQLLWRKVPLDERIIFSGNLFQYQEDNKKWRNRFSLVPHNYGLVLYENKVAYERQVPPRAVINSAGYKILTSVDQYLELVSNSLPGITSKSGSTPILKCPTQFPLILWHPSARHYYFCMMTEAEQDKWQAVLQDCIRHCNNGIPEASKVEGPAFTDAIRMYRQSKELYGTWEMLCGNEVQILSNLVMEELGPELKAELAPRLKGKPQERQRQWIQISDAVYRMVYEQAKARFEAVLAKLQLARPAMEATIRTDMDQIITSKEHLASKIRAFILPKAEVCVRNHVQPYIPSILEALMVPTSQGFTEVRDVFFKEVTDMNLNIINEGGADKLGEYMEKLSQLAYHPLKMQSCYEKMEPLRLDGLQQRFDVSSTSVFKQRAQIHMREQMDNAVYTFESLLYQELGKGPSREELCKATQRILERVLKKYDYDSSSVRKRFFREALLQITIPFLLKKLAPTCKSELPRFQELIFEDFARFILVENTYEEVVLQTVMKDILQAVKEAAVQRKHNLYRDSMVMHNSDPNLHLLAEGAPIDWSEEYSGSGGDGGSPGAPEAATFSEKRRRAKQVVSVVQDEEAGLPFEAGSELLSPASPDSVTELRGLLARELREENPLPAGPLLNGAPSSESPQPVAASEASSPPASPLWQLPPGKAADLEPPKPSDQETGEQVSSPGDRPPIHTTTEDSAGVQTEF
- the NIBAN2 gene encoding protein Niban 2 isoform X2; the encoded protein is MRHEIEATGAPQSQLLWRKVPLDERIIFSGNLFQYQEDNKKWRNRFSLVPHNYGLVLYENKVAYERQVPPRAVINSAGYKILTSVDQYLELVSNSLPGITSKSGSTPILKCPTQFPLILWHPSARHYYFCMMTEAEQDKWQAVLQDCIRHCNNGIPEASKVEGPAFTDAIRMYRQSKELYGTWEMLCGNEVQILSNLVMEELGPELKAELAPRLKGKPQERQRQWIQISDAVYRMVYEQAKARFEAVLAKLQLARPAMEATIRTDMDQIITSKEHLASKIRAFILPKAEVCVRNHVQPYIPSILEALMVPTSQGFTEVRDVFFKEVTDMNLNIINEGGADKLGEYMEKLSQLAYHPLKMQSCYEKMEPLRLDGLQQRFDVSSTSVFKQRAQIHMREQMDNAVYTFESLLYQELGKGPSREELCKATQRILERVLKKYDYDSSSVRKRFFREALLQITIPFLLKKLAPTCKSELPRFQELIFEDFARFILVENTYEEVVLQTVMKDILQAVKEAAVQRKHNLYRDSMVMHNSDPNLHLLAEGAPIDWSEEYSGSGGDGGSPGAPEAATFSEKRRRAKQVVSVVQDEEAGLPFEAGSELLSPASPDSVTELRGLLARELREENPLPAGPLLNGAPSSESPQPVAASEASSPPASPLWQLPPGKAADLEPPKPSDQETGEQVSSPGDRPPIHTTTEDSAGVQTEF